A single Nicotiana tabacum cultivar K326 chromosome 5, ASM71507v2, whole genome shotgun sequence DNA region contains:
- the LOC107800899 gene encoding putative pentatricopeptide repeat-containing protein At5g40405, which translates to MISGYSRLGMVNESLSLFREMQKTGVLPDKVTMVSVISACAMSGALDLGRWVHAYIDRRLIEIDLELCTALVNMYAKCGCIEKAIEVFEAMPVKDAKAWSSMIVGLAINGLAEYALVTFSRMDKAKVEPNHVTLVGVLMACAHSGLVFEGKRYWASMIESGIEPSLEHYGCMVDLLSRSNLIDEAYSFVEAMPLAPCPAILRTLLVGCKKNKILDKGEILGQHLIELEPWNAENYILLSSLYASVSDWEKMRHVRKQMKDKGIKAMPGCSSIEVDGLVHEFIMGDWSHPEAEEIKEVLSDISQRVYFAGHEPWIATILHNVSDEEKEIALCEHSERLAIAFGLLKTKAPTVIRIVKNLRVCRDCHEVTKIISRLYNREIIVRDRVRFHRFVNGVCSCRDFW; encoded by the exons ATGATTAGTGGGTATTCGAGACTTGGGATGGTGAATGAGTCTTTAAGTTTGTTTAGGGAAATGCAGAAGACAGGTGTTTTGCCCGATAAGGTGACAATGGTGAGCGTGATTTCGGCTTGTGCTATGTCTGGGGCCTTAGATTTGGGGAGGTGGGTGCATGCTTATATTGACAGGAGATTGATTGAGATTGATCTTGAGCTTTGTACTGCGCTTGTTAATATGTATGCAAAGTGTGGATGCATTGAGAAGGCAATCGAGGTATTTGAAGCGATGCCTGTTAAAGATGCCAAGGCATGGAGCTCAATGATAGTTGGCTTGGCAATAAATGGGCTAGCAGAATATGCATTGGTGACCTTTTCCAGGATGGACAAAGCTAAG GTGGAACCTAACCATGTGACGCTAGTTGGAGTTCTTATGGCATGTGCTCATAGCGGACTAGTTTTTGAAGGGAAAAGGTATTGGGCAAGCATGATTGAGTCTGGTATTGAGCCATCTTTAGAGCATTATGGCTGCATGGTAGATCTGTTGAGCCGTTCAAACTTAATTGATGAAGCTTATTCATTTGTTGAAGCCATGCCACTCGCCCCGTGTCCAGCAATATTGCGCACATTACTTGTTGGGTGCAAAAAGAACAAGATCTTGGACAAAGGTGAAATTCTTGGCCAGCATCTCATTGAATTAGAGCCATGGAATGCAGAGAACTATATCCTACTGTCTAGTTTGTATGCATCGGTATCAGACTGGGAAAAAATGCGCCACGTGAGGAAACAGATGAAAGACAAAGGGATTAAGGCAATGCCAGGATGCAGTTCCATTGAAGTTGACGGTCTTGTGCATGAGTTCATAATGGGTGATTggtcgcaccctgaagctgaggAGATCAAAGAAGTCCTAAGCGATATATCTCAAAGGGTATATTTTGCAGGTCATGAACCTTGGATTGCTACTATACTGCACAATGTGAGTGATGAAGAGAAGGAAATTGCTCTGTGTGAGCACAGTGAAAGATTGGCTATTGCTTTTGGCCTTTTGAAGACAAAAGCACCAACAGTGATTAGAATAGTGAAGAATCTAAGGGTATGTAGGGATTGTCATGAAGTGACAAAGATAATTAGTAGATTATACAACAGAGAGATCATTGTTAGGGACAGAGTTAGGTTCCACAGGTTTGTCAATGGAGTATGTTCTTGCAGAGATTTTTGGTAA